From a single Nocardioides panacis genomic region:
- a CDS encoding aldo/keto reductase — MTVVPNLTLNNGVEIPQLGFGVFQIEPEKTKDATLAALEVGYRHIDTAEMYGNEKQVGEAVRASGIDRGELFVTSKLNNSFHAYDDALGAFDQTLADLDIEYLDLFLVHWPLPGVGDFVETWKAMETMYASGRVRAIGVSNFQPTHLRRIHGETSVTPAVNQIEVHPYLANDEVRAFDAEHGIATEAWSPIAQGKVLDDPTIVRIAENVGKTPAQVTLRWHLQRGDIVFPKSVTRSRVEENFDLFDFELSGTDMTDITALDRGERTGPDPDTFNYVPE; from the coding sequence ATGACCGTCGTACCGAACCTCACGCTCAACAACGGGGTGGAGATCCCGCAGCTCGGCTTCGGGGTGTTCCAGATCGAGCCGGAGAAGACCAAGGACGCCACGCTGGCGGCCCTCGAGGTCGGCTACCGGCACATCGACACCGCCGAGATGTACGGCAACGAGAAGCAGGTCGGCGAGGCCGTCCGCGCCTCTGGCATCGACCGGGGCGAGCTCTTCGTGACCAGCAAGCTCAACAACAGCTTCCACGCGTACGACGACGCGCTCGGCGCCTTCGACCAGACGCTCGCGGACCTGGACATCGAGTACCTCGACCTGTTCCTGGTGCACTGGCCGCTGCCTGGTGTCGGCGACTTCGTGGAGACCTGGAAGGCGATGGAGACGATGTACGCCTCCGGCCGCGTCCGGGCCATCGGCGTCTCGAACTTCCAGCCGACCCACCTGCGCCGGATCCACGGCGAGACCAGCGTGACGCCGGCCGTCAACCAGATCGAGGTGCACCCCTACCTCGCCAACGACGAGGTGCGCGCCTTCGACGCCGAGCACGGCATCGCCACCGAGGCGTGGTCGCCGATCGCGCAGGGCAAGGTCCTCGACGACCCGACGATCGTGCGGATCGCTGAGAACGTCGGCAAGACCCCGGCCCAGGTCACCCTGCGCTGGCACCTGCAGCGCGGCGACATCGTGTTCCCCAAGTCGGTGACCCGCTCGCGGGTGGAGGAGAACTTCGACCTCTTCGACTTCGAGCTCTCCGGCACCGACATGACCGACATCACCGCGCTGGACCGGGGCGAGCGGACCGGCCCGGACCCGGACACGTTCAACTACGTCCCGGAGTGA
- a CDS encoding DUF4232 domain-containing protein, with product MHPIRRLLPVVALTGAALALSGCGGDTSSGTGDAGSTTTVTATPSRDASASPSAGDSGSSAPASPRGPAGCTTADLEVTLSAGEGAAGSTFYAVRLTNSSDSPCRTGGFGGVSLVGAGGRQIGAPADRTAKETATRITLRPGQAAEATLQVATAENFPAGRCRPARAKGFRVYPPDETHSVFLARPTTACRNASVHLLSLKPYQRAA from the coding sequence ATGCACCCGATCCGACGCCTCCTGCCCGTCGTCGCCCTCACCGGGGCGGCCCTCGCCCTGTCGGGCTGCGGCGGCGACACCTCGTCCGGCACCGGCGACGCCGGCTCGACGACCACCGTCACCGCGACCCCGTCGAGAGACGCCTCGGCCTCACCCTCGGCAGGGGACTCGGGCTCCTCCGCGCCCGCCAGCCCCCGGGGCCCGGCGGGCTGCACCACGGCGGACCTCGAGGTGACGCTGTCGGCCGGCGAGGGCGCGGCGGGCTCGACGTTCTACGCGGTGCGGCTGACCAACTCCTCCGACAGCCCCTGCCGCACCGGCGGGTTCGGCGGGGTCTCGCTGGTCGGCGCGGGCGGCCGGCAGATCGGGGCCCCGGCGGACCGGACGGCGAAGGAGACCGCCACCCGGATCACGCTGCGCCCCGGCCAGGCGGCCGAGGCGACCCTGCAGGTGGCCACCGCCGAGAACTTCCCGGCGGGCCGGTGCCGGCCGGCGCGGGCGAAGGGTTTCCGGGTCTACCCCCCCGACGAGACCCACTCGGTGTTCCTCGCCCGCCCCACGACGGCCTGCCGCAACGCGAGCGTGCACCTGCTGAGCCTGAAGCCCTACCAGCGCGCGGCGTGA
- a CDS encoding BLUF domain-containing protein, translated as MPSDVPATTFRLIYRSRDLIPEEGRKKELGDLFGVARSQNKQRHICGALLLTEETFVQVLEGEEAAVRELFEHIARDPRHEAVTVLESGVVAAPAFSRWAMAKVAEDGEPDIPLIAHVDGIAPAAGRGTTPEQDEILAFMRDAARGASQDSA; from the coding sequence ATGCCCAGCGACGTGCCTGCGACGACCTTCCGGCTGATCTACCGGAGCCGGGACCTGATCCCCGAGGAGGGGCGGAAGAAAGAGCTCGGTGACCTCTTCGGGGTCGCCCGCTCGCAGAACAAGCAACGGCACATCTGCGGTGCCCTGCTGCTGACCGAGGAGACCTTCGTCCAGGTCCTCGAAGGGGAGGAGGCTGCCGTGCGCGAGCTGTTCGAGCACATCGCGCGGGATCCCCGGCACGAGGCGGTCACCGTCCTCGAGAGCGGGGTCGTGGCGGCCCCGGCGTTCTCCCGGTGGGCGATGGCCAAGGTCGCCGAGGACGGGGAGCCGGACATCCCGCTGATCGCGCACGTCGACGGGATCGCCCCGGCTGCGGGGCGCGGGACCACGCCCGAGCAGGACGAGATCCTCGCGTTCATGCGCGACGCGGCGCGGGGTGCCTCGCAGGACTCCGCCTGA
- a CDS encoding CaiB/BaiF CoA transferase family protein, protein MGSTGPLDGTLVVDLTRALAGPHATMMLGDLGARVIKVEVPASGDDTRGWGPPFVDPPGGEVRESTYFLSANRNKESVTLDLKAADDKAVLLDLVRRADVLVENFRTGVLDRLGLGFESLQELNPRLVVLSITGFGHDGPEGGRAGYDQIAQGEAGLMSLTGSGPEDPQKVGVPIADLLAGMYGAYGVLAALLERERTGVGTVVRTSLLAATVGVHAFQGTRWTVAGEVGHAQGNHHASIAPYGLFHCADGTVQIALGSENLWRRFCAGFELDPATPGLETNPDRVAHREQTIAFVEAAFAGYDAEPLLARLAEVGIPAGKVRTLDDVYAWDQVASQGLTIEVEHGTLGRVTLPGPPLRFFDRHGDEVTRDEHSAPPTLDQHGAAVRDWLGH, encoded by the coding sequence ATGGGCAGCACCGGCCCGCTGGACGGCACCCTGGTCGTCGACCTGACGCGGGCGCTGGCCGGCCCGCACGCCACGATGATGCTCGGCGACCTCGGGGCCCGGGTGATCAAGGTCGAGGTCCCCGCGTCCGGCGACGACACCCGCGGCTGGGGCCCGCCGTTCGTCGACCCGCCCGGCGGCGAGGTCCGCGAGTCGACGTACTTCCTCTCGGCGAACCGCAACAAGGAGTCGGTCACCCTCGACCTCAAGGCCGCCGACGACAAGGCGGTGCTGCTCGACCTGGTCCGCCGGGCCGACGTGCTCGTGGAGAACTTCCGCACCGGCGTGCTGGACCGGCTCGGGCTCGGCTTCGAGAGCCTGCAGGAGCTGAACCCCCGGCTGGTGGTGCTGTCGATCACCGGGTTCGGGCACGACGGCCCCGAGGGCGGCCGGGCCGGCTACGACCAGATCGCGCAGGGCGAGGCCGGCCTGATGTCGCTGACCGGCTCCGGCCCCGAGGACCCGCAGAAGGTGGGCGTGCCCATCGCCGACCTGCTCGCCGGGATGTACGGCGCGTACGGCGTGCTCGCCGCGCTGCTCGAGCGGGAGCGCACCGGGGTGGGCACCGTCGTGCGGACCTCGCTGCTCGCCGCGACGGTCGGGGTGCACGCCTTCCAGGGCACCCGGTGGACCGTCGCCGGCGAGGTCGGCCACGCGCAGGGCAACCACCACGCCTCGATCGCGCCCTACGGCCTGTTCCACTGCGCCGACGGCACCGTGCAGATCGCGCTGGGCAGCGAGAACCTGTGGCGCCGGTTCTGCGCCGGGTTCGAGCTGGACCCGGCGACCCCCGGCCTGGAGACCAACCCGGACCGGGTGGCCCACCGCGAGCAGACGATCGCGTTCGTCGAGGCGGCCTTCGCCGGGTACGACGCCGAGCCGCTGCTGGCCCGGCTCGCCGAGGTCGGCATCCCCGCGGGCAAGGTGCGCACGCTCGACGACGTCTACGCCTGGGACCAGGTCGCCAGCCAGGGCCTCACGATCGAGGTCGAGCACGGGACGCTGGGGCGGGTCACCCTGCCCGGGCCGCCGCTGCGCTTCTTCGACCGGCACGGCGACGAGGTGACCCGCGACGAGCACTCCGCGCCGCCGACGCTGGACCAGCACGGGGCCGCCGTCCGCGACTGGCTGGGGCACTGA